From the Porites lutea chromosome 5, jaPorLute2.1, whole genome shotgun sequence genome, the window TGGTAGTGAGCTTCATATTTCGATTATtagtttttggaaaaaaagccCATGATATGAGGCACTTTTTTATTGCTCATTACCTGTGCATATAGAAATCACAAGTACAGTTGTAAAATACTGTATAGCCAGAATATTTTTATTAGCTGTCGTACAAGAAGggaattcactttttgtttCATGAGTAACTGTGTTCATTTGGAGCTGGCATAGCTTTGAACACACTACCTGGTATTAATGTTGAATCAAGATGTTGTCAGAGTGTTAAGCATCATTCTTGATAAACCCTTGttgtgtcatttttttctttattgctaCATGTAATTCATAGAGCAATGGATGAATACACTCGTGGATTTGAAGCCCTGAAGGTAATGCGTACACTTCAATGGAAGCCACACCTGGGTCTTGTTGACCTTGATGTTGAGTTAGCTGATCGCACATTATCGCTGTCTGTGAGTCCTGCTCAGGCTACTGCCATTATGCACTTTCAAGACAAAGGTATATGTCTCAAGATGCCAATCATCCTGTTATAAATGGTTGTTATTATAAACTTCATTCTAAAGCTTTTGCATAtcactttattttttcagatcGGTGGACCCTAGAAGAGCTAAGTAGTGTAATGCATGTCCCCCCAGGCCTACTCAAAAGACGATTGGGATTTTGGATTAGTCAGGGGGTCCTCAAAGAGGAGTCTACAGATACCTTTGTTGTCGTGGAAAAGCAGAAAGGACAACAGAGGTTACCAGGTATGTTGAACTGCAGACCCTCCTCCTGCTTATTAAAGGGAAGAGGGGGTGGATCAAGGAAACTATTCTCTCTGACACTCCCCTGACACCTTACCTAGACAGTGTAGAGAGTATTCTTCAACACTGATTATACCAAGCTCTGTtggtttttgaaattttggcTCTTATGTGGTTAAAGACTCCTGGATAGTTAGACTTTCAAAATGCAAGGAATAAGAAAATGATCTTCCTTTAAGCCTAGATAagcaaatttcagaaatttgtGGAATTAGCATTAATGTTGAAATAATTTAGCCAAGGGTATTGAActggaaaataaaactgaaaaaatggaACTTCTTGTTTCATTGCAGAAGTAATCATGGATGCTGAGGTAGAGTCTGTTATGGCTTCTTCACAGGATCAAAGAGAAGAGGAATTGCAGGTAATTACAAACTCCTTGTCctataaattaattattaggTTGTGTTGACTCATATGTACAAAATTGTTATAAACACACTAATTAAGGGCTTAACAATCTCTCAGTGCCCACTTAATTTAACCCCCTCCCAGAAACATTTTCTGATTTATAACCTTTGGTATGAATGTGAGTTTTATTGTAGAATGCATTTTCAGTTGATAATCAAGGCAATGTAGGGGGTGATTCATGTTGGAGCTCTGATCAGCACTAATGGTTCTTCTGAAAGCATTGCCAACAGTCCAGATCATCTGTTCACATAGAATGCCTTAATAAAAGTATGACACCTGTTACCcggggctgtcaataagggccggtAGCCGGCCAAAACCGCCGGCTAGTTAGCCATTGTTAGCgggctactttcatctccttctaccataattgctaacaaaaaaaaagcacctttgattaaaattgtaaagcatccatttcccagttttgaatgacattgaaaACATATTTAAACAGGTTTAAATCTGTGAAACGTTTGAGCCATGCAATGTTGTGGAACTTCAGGACATTGTGATAGCATTGTTCCCTGTCTTGCGTGTATTGTGACAAAACAACATGGTGTGCGCAGtggaaaatacctcttgaaaacgCCTGGAAACGCCATTTCCAagactctaaatttcaaaatgtccctagatgcctcggccctcaagaacttgtgccttttgtgcgagttccaaagccaCCTACAATTCATCatcagcctgctacttaaaaactttttgacagccctgctgTTACCCCAATGCTATCGTCATGCCTCGTTATTCATCATTTGTTTCATATCTCTTGTAGGTATTTTGGTCATATATCGTTGGTATGCTTACAAATCTGGAGAGCCTGCCATTGGACAGAATACATTCCATGTTACGCATGTTTGCAATGCAAGATCCCTCCTCCAGCCAGTGCAGTGTGGATGACTTAAGACAGTTCCTTGGTCGCAAAGTTAAGGACCAGGAACTGCAGTTTGTTAATGGattttacaggttacctaaGTCAGGTAGATAGCAATCATCATAGCTGTAAGATGGACACTGATGTTCTGTCAGTCATTCATTTCAATTATTGGTCTGGGTCAAGGCAGCATTGGTTGTCTGTTGTGAgtcttttaataatttattactccattcaacaaaatttattgtTGCATACACTTTGTCTACTGTTGCCCATATTGTCAAGAGCCATCATAGTGTGGAAGCACATAGACTACTTGTAGTGTATACAACTTAGTGACTTGTCAGATCAATGTGTGGCTTTATAGAAAAAATACCTTTCTAAAAGGAACACCTCGAGTTGGGCACTGGGATGTGTTTCTTGATGTTCCTTGAATGTTTATAAGGCACAAATCTACATCTAACATCAACATCTCTTGCCATTTCCCAGTGTCTGTGTTTTGAGGGGGACTTACACCTTACAGTTTTCTTCGCATGTGATGTGCTAACAATAACCTAAAACTCGAATCATAGCATCAAAAACATGACAAACACAAGTCATTTGTGGGTTTGACTTACAGTTTATTGGTATTATGTAAGGTTATCGTACACATTGCATGCAGCAAGTTGTACCATGAAAATAAGCCTTTAGAGAAGTTCATTGTGTCATTAAACATCAAGTTGTCTGAAGCAGTTTACCCTGTCACAGTACACTGTCCTTATAATGATCAGGGATACCCCAGGAATTGAAggtaattgtttttttaattttttgtgtaCCAAAACAAGTACATATTTTTTCTTCAGCCTTACAATCTTCAAAAAATAGTTATATTGAATAGTCAAGTCAGTTAGTTCAAAAtgtttaattattgtaaaattaaGATTTTTACAGCTCTCGCAAAATAATATGAAAAGGCAATAACCCTCACACAGTTGTAAATTTCTtaccaataataataacagtagaAAAGGATGCAGTTAACTCCCTGCTTTACAGTGACGGTAAGacatttcaaagagctacaatTATTACTCTCTAGCTCAGCGTGCgaagaaagtcatgtccgatagccAGGGGCTAGTGCATTTTACTATTGGGCTaatgaattctgtttttaacttgcctgccCGTGAAGGGAAATTTTTGTAAGGAATTCTAATCttaaaagaactgttatcaaccCTGCTCATCGTTGGGCCagttaaaatgacttttgggcttgCACATGCtaactacagcttgcctgaatggcaagctgtaaaactgactttctttgcccCCTGCTAGTTACATGGTTATTTGTCACACCTAATGCTTATTGCCTCATGAtaaccttaaccctttaagcaccAATATTCATGCCACCTGCAAGTTCTCCAGACTGGTCTCCATACAatttctttaagaattagtttagagaatttctttaaaatcacATAGAAACTTGGCataaaaaatttagaatttgCATGCTAGTTAAAATAGACCAGAGAGAGGCTGACTGTTATACTAGGGGTATAGAATCGTAATTTCAAGACGGCAAGACCCTGGTTTCAAAATTCGAGAccaagacttaaaaaaaaaaaaaaattctcattcagacgaaatggaaagaaaaaacaaaatgtgagACTCATTGGCAAAAATAATTCAAGACTCCGAGACCCATCAAAAATGATATTGAGATCGGGGCAAAATTTTCCAAGACTCACGTtttttcgaggtaccattcTACACCCCTTATATTCCATCATGATAGGTGTCCCTTGCAGTGTATGCATGAGGGATTAACTGCATCTGCTGAATTTCCTGAAACCCTAGGTATTTTCTGTCCAACGCTATCCTGTATCATCTCTGACAAGATAGTTATATCAATGCAAATAAATTTATATGTATTTATTAATCACCTTCAGTTGTTATGAGTGAAAATATTTCAGGAATCTCCTTTTTTTAATTCCTAATTCATTATCCCTAAACATCCTTAATATAATGGTACCTCCTTCACTCAACAAATTTGCTACAAGTTGTTTGTGTATAGATCATTCACTTCCTTTAAATTGGTCAAAAGAGCCAACCGTTCTTTGCAATTGGACAGGAGGTTAAAATGATTTTCAGCGTATTAAGAATTAAAGGGGCTACAACATGCTAACTCCCATCTTCCTAAAAAGCTATAACTTTTCTAAGcgcaattttatttcaaaaataaataatggtccagttttttTGTTGAGACTATAtgtaggcattgaaactgtttcctgtcatcTGTTGCAACAGGTGGCAAGGGTGCAAATACAGGTACTGTATGTAATTCCTGAAAAActcaccaaaaaagttattatGGTTAATGCTCCCTTacttgtttgatatcttctttacagctctacaggagcattttgtggtATTTGCACTAAAGAAATggcttcagcacagaattgagtcacctaaaacagcaaattaTCCTTGTGAAATACATGTAGCCCCTTTAAGTGTCAGTCAAGTCATAacttatttttctgaaaatgataACACCAGGAAAATAATCTTTTAACTCCAAGAGTGAATAATGGAAATTAGAACATGGTACTATTCATTTTGTCTTTCtgtattttataaaatgaaatttaaaaatgctgtttttgGCCACTTTTTGCCAGTGAGAGAGTTAAAACATAATTATTCCTGTCTGAACTCAGCAGTCTGTTGTCATAGCATTACTTAGTCTACTTAGGGAATGTACACAACAACAATAAGGATGGCAGTGCCTAAGTTAGAAAATATGTAATtaatcagaaaaaaatcaacTCTCTGTGCATCATTTCTTTTTGGAACTTTACAGATCTTACTAGCCATCCTCTGCACAACAATGCCATGATATTTGCTACAGCAACATTTGATGGAGGAAGTAAACATGCAAAAAAACCTTTCCTATTGTTTGGAACTTGGGTGTGCATGGTCCTTACcaattcaactccagaagatTGTGCcaatatttgacaaattgagcaAGTTGGAATAATATTTTCAAAgttcaaaaaaataattaagtgAATTGTTCACTGCCATCACTGTCATAGTTGTGTACGTTCCTTGTTCTACCCAAATAACGGTCTTACAGTTATCTTGTGACCACTCAGATTAATAATCAagatttattattaaaaacagTAAGTCAATTCCCCTAAATTGTTTTACTGTGAGTTTGACCACAAAGAAAAAAGTCCAACTCACAAATAGCTTTTtaaatattgtaattattattactcaTAATAGCCCTATAGACTTGGAATGTTCTTATTTGACATCAACTTCACTCATAAAAAAATTGATGGTCCTCATAAAAAGCCAGCTTGATAGGACAAAAAATATGGACAACACTTCTTTCAATTATttagaaacattttttcttgagCTTTCACCACTGCCATCAGTTACTTTAGTATTGGGTTTTGTAAAACAGTGATCATGAATAGCCAAGAATATATTACAACACCACTTTGTATCTATACACCAAGTCTCGTCAAATTTTTCCTAATgcttttgaatgaaaaattgTACACCTAAacatttaagttttattttactttaaatcTAGAAATGAATTATTTACACAAAAGATACATTTGAGCTTCTCAAGAATTTGTTAATTTGTGGAAAATCCTAATGATTTAACCAATAACTTCACAATATTTCAATTATTATATTTAGTTATTATAATAACACAAGATATATGGGTATTTGTATCAAGATAtaaatttttatgttaaaatCACAAGGCAGTTGTAGTGTGGTAAGCCTTTCCTGACCACCCCCACCACAGTTAACACACCAGTGCTTTCAAGAGGTAACAAAAAAGGTTGACTTGCCATCAAAAACCCTGGTTTCATGCATCATtcataaatattttgaaataatttcaaTCTTAAGTCCAACACATGACATATTTTACAAGGTTTATTCTAGAAATCAGCTAATGTGGGCCtcaatttgaataaaaaaattgtagagGGAAGGAAGAGGGCCCAAAGTATTTGAACAATTCTGAACCACttcttttgaaatatttctaCAATAAACCCTGTTTTAGTTTACAGCAAAGACCCGCTATTACATACACAGTCCACAAGCAGATCATCATTTCCTACTGTTGTAGCCCTTCTGTCCTTTTAGAAGAAAAGCAAGTCTGAAATGCAAGTCTCTggcaagtttgaaaaaaaactgtcaaagcAAATCATCACCAAAttgactgtaaaataaaaacatgcgGAAGAGCAAGAAGGAAGACcggaaggaaacaaaaaacttaaACTATTAAAGCTCAAACTTTAAAGTACTCCTTGCGAAGGGACACGATCACCGGTCAGAGATAAAAATGTCACCTTGATTCTGAAACAAATTCTCCTCACCAGTACCacaagaaatgtatggagaacagTGGAGAATTTGGATGTTGATGATCAGGAATTTATGTGTTAAAACAGTAGTGCACTTGCATAATCAGTAGAATCTGTAAAACCCTGTCCATCATCTGTGTATTTGATTTCTGGATCACTTTTGTTGTTAAAGCTGTCATGCACTTTTTCCTCACTATTGCTGACAGATTGTGTGCTTCCCTGGACTGTATAGACCAACTTCTTTTCCATATTTACCAGTGCTGCTGGTTGGTAATTCTGCAGGGTTTTTAACTGCCCATTATTGTTGTCCTCAAGCTCATCAAAAATAGCTTTGGCTGCTTCCTCTGATGGATAGTCATGTACCATGGGAGAATTcttgaaagaaatttttcctCCTTTCACCTGAAACACATACAGTCACATAAAAAGGGATGGTCAAGAATGCAATTACTTTTGAAAGGTGATGCTTGTCTGAAACTGCCTAAAATGTCTCTCTGAAAAATTTGTCTGTACAGCACCACTCAGTCCAATCTTTACTTAATGCTGTATTTAGCTGTGCATATGTATGCATAGAGCACTTCTAGGATAAGTGAAACAACCTTCTTTGTGTATTCATTTATATTATAGATACATATAGACAGGCCTATTAGCAGGGGGATGGATGGGCTTGTACCCAGGATTTTAATGGTGTCTCTGCAAAGACAATAATAGTAAAAACTAGAAAATAGGATTTTTAAGAAACAATGAGCAGAGACTTCATGCTAGTTTAAAAGGCATAAAGCAGAAATGATGCCTTTTACCAGTCTAAGGTGACACTATTTCCATGGATTCATGCTCTTAGACGATCATGGCTTAAGACCAGTCTTGAGGACccaacaaaacacaaaaaatgatTACTGTGAGATCTTACCTTTCTTCTTGCAGTCTTTGGACTCAAACAAGACTTCAACTCAACAGGTTCTGAATCAAAGACCACTTGCGGAACCCGGTACTGTGGTGCTGATCCAATATATGATATAGGTACATCCTTATCCTCATCGTcatcctcctcctcttcctcctcctcctcatcatcatcatcatcatctgagCCCATGTTACCGTTAACTAAATGTGTGACTTCTCCAGTAGCAAAGTCATAGCTTCCTTCCACTTCGTCTGTGTCACTTTCATCTGAAAATTCATCGGCCTCAAGGTAACCTCCCTGGAAGGTATTTGGTTCATCTTCTTTGGCTACAGGTGATGGCAAATCAATCACTGAGACACTGATGTCATCGGAAACATGAACTGCCTTATCATTACTGCCATTGAGGAACTTCTCAGTATTGTGGACATCTGGAGATGATGGAACATCAATCACAGATACTATGACATCACTTTCACCAGACTCTGGAATATCTATTGCCGAAACAGGCACCTCATCAATTGATGAAACAGGAACTGCCTCATTCATGCTTTTCTCAGGTTCTGGACTCTCCTGGTGTCCATTCCAGAGCTGTGTTACAACTACTGGGATCTGAGTTTCACTTTTTCTAGTACTAGCCTCTTTGGAATTAGCTGGAACCTCTGCAggcaatttctttttctcctctTGCGGAGGCTGGACACTTGACTTTGGTTTGTGGTAAACACCCTTAGGCGGTGCTTGCTCATAACTGGCATTGCTTATTATTTTAAGTTTGCCAACAAGTGTCTGTTCAACTTTTCCAGGCTTCCGCACTGGTTGCAAACTATGAGCTGCACCAAGCACAGTATCAACACCTTCTGTGGTAGGAATAAAAccattattctttttatttttgctctCAACACTGATGATTTTATTTTCTCCACTCTTCTCTTCTGCCCCTTCATGTTTACTGCTAGCTGTTTCCTCTTCCAATTCTCCAGCCTTTTGTACCGGACCCAGAGTAATGGATGCAGTGTCAGTAGAACTTGAACcattgttcttttgtttctttcctgGAACATCTGTTATTTTACTTCCTTCATATTGCTGTTCACTTTtgctaaatttttttaaccaaggAAATCGGTTAACACTAGACTGATCTTTCTCCTTCTTTTCCACTGACTTTTCCTCCCTTTTCTGTGATTTAGAGAATAGATTGGATTTTTTGTTGTCTTCCTTCTTCTGTAACAATTGATTCTGGCTTGATTGTTCTATTGCTGGAACCTTTTGATGTTTAACCTCAACACTTGGCTTGATTTTTGCCTTTTCTTCTAAGCCGTTTTTGTCTTTCTTATTTCCTTTCCAAATACTTGAACCAAACAAAGCAGACAGCTTATGCACTGAGCCTTTTGATGGTTTGCTCTCTTGAACAACATGATCACAATCATCTTTGCTTGCCTTTTCAGAAGACGGTGGGGCAAAATCAGTTGGTTTCTCAACAGCAGCAGGACCATTGAACAGCTTTTCACGGTCAGACTTTTGATCTATTTCAACTACCTGGTCAATGATAATGTTACTCTCATCTTCCAAGTTATTCTTGTCATCAGTTTCAGCCCCATCTTGATCTGACTGCTGTGACAACTGACAATGAAACAGCTCACTTACTCGTTGTTCAATGTCATGCGATACGCTACGTTTTCTTGCAAATACAGGTTGTATTTCTTGCTCTGTTGAGGATAAATCTAGCTGAGAATCTTTACTTTTAATTACTGAATCAGTAAGTGCATGATCTGTGATTTCATGTACATTTGGTGCTTCACTGGACTTGCGATCTAAATCATTCAAACCTGAGAGCTCATCATCACTAACTGAATCAGACTCATTTTCATCAGGGTCTATATTGATTTCTGATACAGAAGCCTTTCTAATTAGCTTGTGCATACGGTGTTCTATGCCTTGGGAGACATTTGGTTTATGTTGGAAATAAGCACATCCTCGTTCTTCTCTAATGTCTGTCAGGGATGAAGACCTTCCTCTATCAAGACTAGAACTTGGTGAGAAAGTCCCGTTAGAGTCACTTCTTGGTGACAAATTTGATAAATCGTTCTCGTCCAATTGGGACCCCACACTTAATACATCTGCAGTCCACCTTTTCGTGGGAGGGGGAGGTCGTTTAGCCTGACTATTGGTTGATGAAGGAATATTTGAATCACTTTGCGGCGATATCATCAACTTGTTATCAtcgtcttcatcatcatcaatagGTTGCGACATCAAACTTAAAACATCTGCTGACCACCTGACTGTGGATGGCTGTGTTCTTCTATTTTGGCCAGGCCTGCGTAAAACACTACCATGCTCAGTAGGCTCAGGCTGATTTACCTTTAGGGCAAAGTTCTCTTCAGAAGGTGTGTGCCTGCGAAATCCAGCTGAAGGTCCAAACAGGCTCCGCAAAGAAGCAATAGAGCTTTGACTTGCAGTATAATCATCACTTAATTCATGACTGTCATTTTGTGACTCCTGTCCATTAGGAACTTGTGAGGCATCATCTCTATTCACATCATTTAGCGATTTCTCATTGAAAGGAGCAAATTCTGGTCTGTTTCCACTAGTGATGACTACATATTTTTGACTCTCATTTCCTTTGACAGATTTGACACCTTTCTGTTTCTCTTTAACCTCAGACTGCTTGACTACTGAAAAATTCTGTACTGAGTGATCTTGTAGAGAAGGTGATTCTCTGTTCTTGTAATCTGATTGTACAAGTGCTTCTCTAACTGGCTCAGCCGTAATTTCAGGTATTTTCATGCCACTTGGACTTACATCTTCTTTTCC encodes:
- the LOC140938999 gene encoding uncharacterized protein — its product is MTSVLPAWKLELIQKKKLKEQGERQKLEDERSRKVSIPEWKRSLLEKKKEGANDSPETKEQAQSVNSVFGPRIIRKTSEKSIAIVNASQRPDAKADNGKLSKKKVFEDNATQNHSPLYSSPADSNSCVTNVVEIPTEEERKPNKHGSLQREAKDYRESTQRGGALLKDDSKTPVSRYAQSTGLNSFKTKVDSEPVKTPSVLSYKRMFEQSKAEKNDISDLRIVKGTDDMKADVRSDKRTAESKLFAANDESQLQTLNKGTEHNGQSIHMEKSTSLNVRKTVPSISPKPFKNFVSTPPWLRNSSTKSVSFPAGKNSVQETMVGNINNEVENISKDIHKSDHNSLVIKTSDVMQKGKEDVSPSGMKIPEITAEPVREALVQSDYKNRESPSLQDHSVQNFSVVKQSEVKEKQKGVKSVKGNESQKYVVITSGNRPEFAPFNEKSLNDVNRDDASQVPNGQESQNDSHELSDDYTASQSSIASLRSLFGPSAGFRRHTPSEENFALKVNQPEPTEHGSVLRRPGQNRRTQPSTVRWSADVLSLMSQPIDDDEDDDNKLMISPQSDSNIPSSTNSQAKRPPPPTKRWTADVLSVGSQLDENDLSNLSPRSDSNGTFSPSSSLDRGRSSSLTDIREERGCAYFQHKPNVSQGIEHRMHKLIRKASVSEINIDPDENESDSVSDDELSGLNDLDRKSSEAPNVHEITDHALTDSVIKSKDSQLDLSSTEQEIQPVFARKRSVSHDIEQRVSELFHCQLSQQSDQDGAETDDKNNLEDESNIIIDQVVEIDQKSDREKLFNGPAAVEKPTDFAPPSSEKASKDDCDHVVQESKPSKGSVHKLSALFGSSIWKGNKKDKNGLEEKAKIKPSVEVKHQKVPAIEQSSQNQLLQKKEDNKKSNLFSKSQKREEKSVEKKEKDQSSVNRFPWLKKFSKSEQQYEGSKITDVPGKKQKNNGSSSTDTASITLGPVQKAGELEEETASSKHEGAEEKSGENKIISVESKNKKNNGFIPTTEGVDTVLGAAHSLQPVRKPGKVEQTLVGKLKIISNASYEQAPPKGVYHKPKSSVQPPQEEKKKLPAEVPANSKEASTRKSETQIPVVVTQLWNGHQESPEPEKSMNEAVPVSSIDEVPVSAIDIPESGESDVIVSVIDVPSSPDVHNTEKFLNGSNDKAVHVSDDISVSVIDLPSPVAKEDEPNTFQGGYLEADEFSDESDTDEVEGSYDFATGEVTHLVNGNMGSDDDDDDEEEEEEEEDDDEDKDVPISYIGSAPQYRVPQVVFDSEPVELKSCLSPKTARRKVKGGKISFKNSPMVHDYPSEEAAKAIFDELEDNNNGQLKTLQNYQPAALVNMEKKLVYTVQGSTQSVSNSEEKVHDSFNNKSDPEIKYTDDGQGFTDSTDYASALLF